The genomic interval TGGATATCCTCTGACCTCATCAAATTTTCCACACCATATCATATTTCTGCTTTCATTTGGCCATCTGAAGATTTTCGAACAAATTCAACTAAAATTCAAAACACAACTTCACAAGTTTACTGGATCCTTTCAGAAGTTGTAACGATCCCACACCTAATAACGAGGCATTTTGTCATGAAGATTGTCGGTAATGACAAGTCACCACTCAAAAACAAAGTCCTTTGGGTTTGATAGACACTACCAGTCAACTTGTTCGTGCTGAAAACTCTCATGAGCTACCATACTGAGGGAAACAATTTATGAAGGTGAATGAAAGTGAGCGAGTCTTACCAGAGGATCAGGCATGTTGTATATCTCCATGTCCTTCAGAACTGTGCACACACTGAATGGGATGGTCTGGTTGACAAGCGCCCTCGCAGCTCGTCCATGGACTCTCACAATGTCCTGCTCTGCAGCCAACATCAGCTTCTCCTGATGACAGGGAAGGAATAAAAGTATAATTCAATGTACAGGTTTTAAGTTACAATAATTCCTCAATGCATTACATTGTAAATGCTTTATCTTGTAAATTCTGTTaaggtgaaaatgaaaaataataaataaaatcaatcaatcattataATGGAGGCTATCAAGACTTTCAAAGATATGTGATTTAAAACTGGTTTAaaattctttttcaaaaattgtaaacaGCGGATTTTCAAAGGATTCAAGCATAACATAGGGCACAATTtcttttagattttattttttcatatactcaGGATGAGAATAATTaatatttaatgaatattttagaGGATTTAAGACTTACCCTTTCTATGTAATGTCTAAGACGAAGTTCATGTCGAATCTTCTCCTGCTCAGAGAACTGACTCAACAGTCCATTTGTCAGGTTAACTGGTGCAGACATCTGAAAAgtggaaaaagaagaaattatgacacCATACTCTCTACGTGTTTGAAAGAATCTATTCGCTGAAATGTGGAATACTTCCTTAAAATAATCATCTGTTATCAACCAAATTCCTAACCAACAGAGACTAAATTTTGATACATCATATATGACACAAACTCTTCTGATTTATATCAATAAGAAAACTGGATGTGTCATTCATTCACCAAGGCACTGGAAATGTACTTAATCGACAAATCAATGCTGGCAGACTATGACTGAGAGATATCAATTAAAAATGAGTCATGTATTAAACATTGAACAATGTACTGTAAGATGTCaattaaacagaaaaaaaaattaggctgTCCAAGTGATCTCAAATTTGCACTTTCTTCAAATATTCATGATCGCTATCTTCATGTAATTAAATGTTCTCTACTGCAAATTTCATGATTAGATAATGTACACACAATCACAAGACCAACTCACCCTTGGAATGACTTGACCGATCTTGTTATCCGGGTCAGACTGCAGGAGGTAGTTCTTCCTGTACATGAGGTATTCTTTGTATCCATTAGGTGGTTTCGGTTGCACAGATGCCATCAGGGTCTTCTGCCTTTCTGCCACCTGCTGTCGGATGTTGAGGAATGCCTCGATGGAGTTGGTCTTCTCCTGGGGTGCTGCAGGAACATTATTGGCCTCTTCCATCTGTTGGTTCTGCCGGTGACGGGCCAACTTGCGTTTCCTTGGATGGGATTCCATGTTTGCCTCTGTGTTGTTGTTGGTTGAATTTGCATTGGTGTTTGATGTAGaagctgctgctgctgcttccACCTGGTTGCGCCGGCTCCGTGTCATTGGCTGGGAAAAGGTTGGCTTgtccttttcttccttcttttcctcATTGCCATTACTGTCACTGCTAGTGGTCAATGCCGAGTTCGATCTCAAAGTCCTTGTTACTTTTGCGGGTTGTTTTTCCTCAGTTGAGGTGGTAGAGGATGTTGAGCTATCACTGTTCTTTTCACTCTTCTCAACTTTATCTGTGGATTTTTCATTACCCTTTGGGGAGCTCGATCTCCCTGAACCATTGACTGATGAGGTTACATCAGGGCTTCCTCTAGCCGGAGAGCGCCTGCGCTCTGCTTCCTTGTTCACGGGACTCTTACGAGCATTGCCATTTTCCCCATTTGACCCACTAGTCCTTTCATTCACATTGCCCGATGATTTGGTATCATTCTTATGATTTCCATTATTTGAACCTGAGGCACTTGTGGACGACACAGATGAAGTACTAGATGATGTATTATCTTTGGATTTATGAGACGCATCACTGCTAATCCTTAGTAATAATGATTTGATTTCTCCTGCATTATCACCAGATGATGGAGGTGAAACAATGTAGTATTCCCTAGCCACAGCTGAGAATTGTGATTTCCTGTCTGGGGATTTCCTTGATGATTGTTCTTGTGCCTCCTCAGTAATTTGCGGTGATGAAACTTTCTCATGAGTTTTATTAGAGTCTTCTTTGACCTGATCTGAAGCAGACTGGGTGGATGTTGTAGCCTCCTCTGAAGTatccattttttcttctttccttgaaCTGTGGCTATGATGCCGGTGATGCCTTTTATGGCTCTTTTGCGAACGGTCACGATGTTTTTTCGTCTTCTCCTTCCCATGGTGCTTGGTTTCATGTGACGAGTCTGATTCGCTCCTCTCTCTTGAATCGGGAATGCTTTGTGAGGGAGATTCCCTCCTAGATTCTGTCCTTTGATCACTATCAGGTTCTGAACGCTCACTCTCATGCCCTGAGGACTGTTTACCTGGACTATGAATCCCTGAAGTTTGCACACAATTTGACGACACAGACTCCTGTTGCACAGACAATGAATCACACACGGTCGGTGACTCTGAATGTTTTGAAGATACTGTATGTGCACTTTGTACAGGTGAGGATCTCGTGGGAGAAAACTTATTTCTACTTGAAACAGGCTCTGGTCTTGTAATGGTAGTTTCCATAGTTCTCACTTCATTCTCATTTGCATTAAAATCATAAGGGGACACCACTGCTGCGCTATCAGTACCCGACTGCCCATCTGTCTGAGGACTTGGAGCGCTGCATGATACCCTAGAGTTTTCACTCCTGAGTGAAGACACAACTTTCCCTGATGGTCCATTCTCATTGATTTTGCTCTTAAAGTTCCACGAGGGTATGCCACCATTGACTGTAGTACTATCAGCTTTACTTCCGTCTTTGTTATCCCCTGCCATATTGGAATCATCCGATATGTACAGATTCGTCTCACTAACACAACTATCTGAGTCCTCTTTCACCTCTGTCAACGTCACTCTTGTGACAGGTAAAGAGTCTATAGTTCTCTCTATGGGAGCCACAGAGGTGGTTATGGACGGACTTGGTTGTCTTCGTTCCTCCTCGACACATTCCAACTTGGAGGCTGTAGATGTTAAATGCGGATCAAAGAGATCACTCTCCGACGTGGTGGTCGACGACACAGAATTGGGTGCGGCGATGTCCCGCACTTTGGGTATTGTTCTTGTTATTTCCATCACATTGGCACCCTTGCCAGATTTGTCAGGTGATGCCCAATGAATGGTGATCTTTTGCTCACTGCTCCCGCTGTCCTGGGTGAATTCATATGGATCTGTAGCAGAGTAAAATAGGAAAAACATGCCAATAAATGAATACCTAATTAGTGAACACAtatgaaaacatgaaacaatAGTATCATCAACTGATTTCTTCAGTACATCATTAAGAACAAAAAAGTCACCTCTTTAATGGTTTCTTTTAATACAGATTGCGATTAACTGTACTCTTCAGTAGTAATGAACCTTCAAACATAATTTAATAGACGTCATTCTTTTGTCAGCTGCTGTACTTAGCCTAACGGATAAGCAAATTCCTAGATAAAACAAAAGTGAAAACAACTATATAAATAGTATATGTTTGGGAGGGAGGCTTATTTACAAGTTCTGTAAATTTTTCTCAGAAGGTTGCAAGAGATAACATAATTCTTTAGGTTACTACAATGGACCTCACCTTCAGGTAGTTCTGCACCAGTCTTCACCACCTTGTTGTTGAGATTGCCATGAACATTGATGGGATGGGGCGAGGCCATACTCTCTGGAGATGACGGTGATCTTATGACCTGATCCGAGCTGTCGCTACTTGAGGCTATGATCTCTAACCTCATGAGGGAGTGGATCTCCGTAGAGCAGGCAATGTCAAGAGGGCGTTTCCCTCTCTTGTTCACCTGGAGCGGGTTTGCACCATGCTTCAGGAGAAGTTTAACAACCTTGAAAAGAACAGCAAAGAGAAGTAACATGGTGTTCAGTGCATTTTGAAAGCTCATTAAACAAGTTATAATCGATATGAGAACATCAGAGTCCTTTGCATCATGTTCACTtgccagtaaaaatcaactacTAGTACGAGTATCTTGTAGTAtctatatttacaaaaattatgtttttgtttttttgtactCAATTTTTACTTCCTCATTATCCGGATAAAGAGCAATGCTTCTTCATTACGTTAGAATGTCATAGGTATCGTAAATTTCTCATGATCTTGTATCACATTCCAAATATCCACCTTACTTTATCAATGCAAGGCAAACTTTATTTTGGCAAATCAGACTGCAGGCCTCAGCAAATAACAGGAGTTTGTTAGTTTCCAATGACAAAAAGCTACAAGACAAAGAGTCCTGGGCATGGTATCCTTACCTTGACATGACCATTAACAGCTGCATCGTGAAGAGGGGTATCATCCTCAAGTCCCATGGTGTTGACCGAAGCACCTGCTTTGATGAGTACCTTGGCCACATCATAGTAACCGTGATTGCACGCTTCATGGAGTGGAGTCCAACCTACAGGATAGAGTGAACACAGTACTGTCAATCTGTAAAGGTGTTGTGGCCAGGCggataagtctccagactttgaacaaCAAGGTCTggggtttgaatcccaccgcagcactcgcgtcctttggcaaggcgtttatctacattagccactctccacccaggtgtagcacatgggtacctggtaggatgaaATTTCTTGAATGCTCAAGCATCCGATCAGGATAGCCgtgctacagccggggtaatagtatgcagcccttaaaaacatttgtattaagcgctatataaatgttgcatattattattatcttgcaTCATACATCAAAAGTGAAACCTGGGCCGTGTTACAGAGTCTCAATACATTctaaacaaactgaaattgcaattgatctgaATTTGCGTAGTTTGGAAATTAGAGATTTTAACTGTACTTTTTCTTTGAATCTTATCATCAATCTATGTTAGGTGAGGGCCCTTTTTCTGTAAGAACAAAAGGCAATTTTAAGAGGAATAGAGCCACTATCTACAAGGTATTTCCTTGATCACTATCATGAGATCATAATATTTCTAGGTAATGAAAATGAGGCTGTCCATCAATTCATTTACCTCAATATCCTCAATAAGCACCTGCTGACCAGCAAAGTCCTAGGTATTGACTTCAGTTTCTGGTGCCTGGTGAAAAGCCTTGATAGATTATAAAGAGCTTCTTTAACAACAAAAATCAGGTTTTTGTTCCCTATTTTCTTGTCATCTCAAATTCATATGATGAATGTTTTActgttatcaatatcattattatcatcattataactgGTGCCTGTTCCATaaaacaaaaacttttttttcttttgccagTGTTTCAATGTGTTATTGTCagtggcataattttgtttatttgccagagttttttttctttcttatagctaaagttttatgcaacaggcccctggaaaTGACAATGAATTCTTATTTACCGGCAAAGTCTTGGACGTTGACTTCAGCTCCTTGTTTGATGAGATTATGGGCCATCTGAGCATCACCCTTGATGGCAGCCATATGAAGAGCAGTCTCACCTCTCTCATTACGCTTATTCACCTTGTTCTTCACCCCACCTGAGCTGTTTGGTGTGGCTGGGTTATGACCAGTCTTTGACTGAGGTGTTTGCACTGATACTGAAgaaggaaatggaaaaaaaaaaggtaaaataaggTAAACCTTCGTAAAAACAAAATCCTTTTCTCTCTTGTTCAATCAATATCTGTCTTTAATACTTTATTCTAACATTTATGGAAAGATAATCTCTTCTGAAGAGCATTTTATCAATATCACAGTATTTTAACAATTCAGGAAATTACCCGCATATAAAAATTGCATATTGTAGTAATTGATCAATTTCTGATGGTGGCTCTGGTTAAAGAAACATACAGACCATGgaatacacatacacacaaaaaaaaaaaaccatcgtCAGTCCGCCACTTCGTGTCATATGCTTCTTTTACAAATTGTAAACATCTATGAAACATAGTCCCTTCACCAATCAGATTGCAAGATTTCAGTAGCCTATAACAAACTTTTAAATCGTAATTTGTGAGAACCAAGGCACCGAgatatagaagaaaaaaaaaatccaaccaACCAACCTGGATTgctgttttcattttcattggctGTCATCTGCATCAGGAGAGCAAGCTGCTGCCGTTCTGAAAGAGGGATGGTTCTACCGGGTGTACCTAGGAGGGTGGGACTACCAGGTTGGGAACCAGGCTTCTTACGCTTAGGAGCAGGCTTACTCGCCTTCTTGTCTGAAAGATACAAGACGAAAAAGATGGGGTTAATATCACTGGGTGAGGTTCAACATTAAAGTTTGAGTTGAGTGCCATTGCAAAACTATGACAAGTAAGTAAGAATTGTTGGGGGAGGGAGGGATACTTCTGCATTGTTATTAGTTGAAAGCATGATATTGAAATAATCAGggcctatttcataaaaaagttgATACGATAGGCTTGATAGCAACTCTTGCTGGAATGTCAACTACTATGATAACAGTAAATATTCTGCTTTCTGAATGGCTTCTCCAATGAAATTAGACATTTTATCAAGAGTTGCCATCATAGCgactttttcatgaaatggggCCCACATGTCAACCCGATGTTAATCAAGGTTGGAAATCAAAAAAGGTGGAAAAACTGAGTGATAGGTGTTCAAATGCTCAGATACAAAAATAAGAAACGTTTTTATCACTGTCTCCTATTCAAGCCATCCACAAACAATTGCACACATCCAGATGGTGCTTGATCAAGTGAGCTTATAATAGCTAGTCTAGCTCCCTCTCTTGAcaacaaacatatattttgggaaataTGTGAAGGGAACATTCAGTATTCCCCCAAAATACTGTCACATCCATCAAAGTAATCAATACATACATTGTGGCATACAATAAATACAATTCTTTTTTCATAGATGTAAAATATACATAAACCAGCTCAAATGTAGGCTACTGCACATAAATTCAAATGTATCCTGCCAGCTGTAGGCTTATTAACTTCGAACTTCAAATACTGTAAGCCTGTGTACATATTTTCTACATGCTATAAACACAAATTCATTTTCCTGTTTTCTCTAAAATATTGGTCACAACCATGTTCTGCTTTAAATcgaattcatgtacatgtacaaagcaTCATGTAagacaataacaaatgaataagtTCAAATCTGTACAATTTATCGCCAGTTTATATTCCTTTATATGAATGTATGTGTGGaagccaacaatttttttttctccaagaaCCAGTAATACTGTATATGGAGGTTACTTATAATTTTATAACGATCTCGGCAGCAATAAGTGCACAGGATATAAGATTGTTGAGGCACCATTAACGACGACAACAACAATgcagattattacacatttttaCAGAACAGAGTCGAAAGTATTGGAATCAATATTGCTtccaaattatttttccaaatggTAAAAACTGACAACATTCAATTTCAACCTGTCTACAGTATGAACGATTGAAACAGCATTATGTTGGCCTGTACATTGATTTAATAGATAATTAGTTTTTCAGTTTCCTATCCAAAATCATAACTTCTTTGCACGAGACATATGACACTGACACATGATATCATACCCTTTGGAGGGCATGTTACTTCAGTTGGATTAGTACAGGatttttaaactttatttttaacCCAGCCAAGTACAGGATAAAAATACATGTCCATTGTAGGTCATGTATTATAATAAGCTACGTCATGTCACATGTATGTGGCTTCATTTGTCAGATCAatgcaaatgaaatatattacatgtatatacacaagTTTGATAacctcaaatatatatatacattaaaaacatATCCCCACAGCATACATTActggaaatcaaatttaacaTATACTGGCCTACTCTGCATTAGATGTTGTGAGCCTACTGAATTAATAATCATATCAAGCACGTTAAAATAAGATCTTTTGTAATCAACATATGCCTTTCAAATCCAACCATCtaacaatgaaataattaaaattagAAATATCCTTTGCAAGAACTAGAAATTTTGGCTCAGAGGGGTGGTGTTTCATGAGAGTTGTCCGCACCGACTAACAGGTCAGTTCTGACagtttcagtgaaatccttggtttcaCTACTTAAAAAGTCTTCTAAAGTACATTGTATGAGACTTTAGAATCATTATATTTCAACTAAAATTCCTCAGATACTATTCATTTAAAAAGTTAACAAATCACTCTCTAAGTTGTTGATTCTGTTCTCAGCAACAAGCATTCCtcaaaaatgatagaaaatgcTAGGAATAGAATGCATTCAAGACAGCCATGCATGTGATCAAATTGATTGCATAATTAAATTTACAATGCAACCTGGGAATGTAACATGATGCACAAATATACACGTAATGTAGTTACAGCATGATTTTATTACATATTGTCAAACACATGTATGTTGATTTatacaaaatattgtcaaacTCAAATCAACATCGACTAACAAAGTGTAAACAATATCTTATGTCAccatatattttaataaatctaACGTTGTCTTGTTCAAAACAATGCCTGTCCACACAAACAATTCAAGGAGCATGAAGCATACACGTAAGTGCCAGAAGGGTGTTTTGCAATCCCTACTACCTATTATAATACTTGTATAGTTCTGAGCAGATAACAGTCAATGTGACTACGTGCAAATCATATTGTAAGGGGTCAGCAGGGgtaaaaacaggaaataaaTTCACCTGTTTTAAAAGCCTAAATTTCCTCTGCCTTCAGCAAGAATATGAGTCACTTTCACCCTTAACACATAAAATAGGCAGAGCTCTATCATGAATGAACATGAAGGCAGTCTTCCACATTCCTAATGATGATATACGccatttcaacaataaaaaaaaatccaagtatatttgaattagaataatgacatttatttgaaatttttaaaaatttacaaCTTTCCTAGAAAATTgcatttgatcaaaatttgtatatggaagctgcttgcatactgtagtacatacatgtatgatgaaaaacaagactttgaaaattcatttttctgCTCAATAAGCTTACATGTACTTGATGGGTCATACATGTAAGTCACTGCCGAAGTCTGAGGTGCCCCGATCGGGGTCACAAGCTCTTGCATAGTCAAGAAatcaaaagtgatttttcaaggTGAGTCTGCATGATAGTTTCATCATTTGACTTAcaaaagcagtaaaaaaaaacagcagaCAATGTTCTTGGGCCAAGGATttcaagttgaaaagaaaaaataataaaaaattttaatctgaaaaaaataatcattgtaataaaaacaaataggaATTCCGATTTAAGTCGGGAGAATAtcatgcctacatgtatgttattgtGGAGCCGTTGCATTGAAGcgacataaaataaaaaaagggggaggctTCAGAATCAAGACACGATCCCCTAACATAAACttagaacaaaaaatgaaatcacacaCTTTTCTACAATTAACTGCAAACGAATTGGAACTATGACTTCTACAGACTGGCTTGTGCTCAAATGTTGCATGACATATTGCGAATCTCAAATTTTCAGATGGCAAACaacatagtatacatgtaaagctTACGGTATTCTATTTCTATCTTAAATCAATATGACAGGAAATGAGTTATGCCTCAGTCTACAAAATAGAAATGAACCATACAGTACCAGATGCTATAAAGAGACTCAAAAGTTACATGTTTGTGCACAAATTTAGATGAAATAAGGTAAAGAATAATAACTCAAGGGGCCTTATcgcatgaaaaaataaatttgttcatTGCCTTTGATTACAATGCCTCGACGTAAAGTCTTACATCGCATTTCTATTAAAGTTTACTCATTATTGAGTTGGATTATTCTGATTTGTTTTTCACATACAAGACCCAAGGCATTTAATTAAATGAGGATTCCATTTCCAATAGAAtgtacccaccccccccccccctccgaactAATAAATGGCAGGATTGATATCCCAAACATATTGcaggcctaggcctatattttaattttcatttatttatttatgcttAAGGTCATCTTTAATTTGGACACAGGTTGCCTTTATTCGAATATTGGGCATTTTCCCTTGAATGAACAAAAGGTCCATTTTAATGTCTAGCTTTGTTTTGGATGAGTTtctataaaatttgaatatcttGGAATTCTTTAACATGGACTACGGTAGACAAGGAGGCTTTGGCCATTTCGATTACAACTATAGAAAAATACACTTTTCATCAAGACTATATTTCACTCAGTAGTCCATATCCCATTGCACAATTGAAGTAGccttcaacacagaattttatGCAGGGTTTCAAACAGGCAGCAGAACTCCCTATCCTCagaaaaattgttttgaaaGCGAATTGCGAAAATATTTCATCAACTGGAGATATTTATAAATGTGATGGTACCCACTTCTTTACAGGATTAgtcataccatggacctactacaaaaTGATCACAACTGTTATATCGTCCAGTATTGCataattctctctttctcaataGGCCTGTATATAAATCTTCATGCATGATGTActcaatacatgtaaatgtcacAATGGCCTACTgcaggtggtttcaaaccgccttgatcacaagaatccctgttaaattacaagaactttttcaggctaaaaaatacctgtCAATTATTCCCATATTCACACCGCCCCCGAtacataacatacatgtaacctTCGGGATAAGGTCCTGAAATTAGACATACGCactatggtctgataagcaagcaaggcgcaAGATTCAAAATCagtagctcagcagccacccaaaAGCCTTCGCCTAACTACacactgggctaaaagttccagTAATTGCTTTCACGCTGCCAAAATATACTACAACCTTGGAAAATTCCCAgcaaaagttctcgtaattttgacaagtacctcctgtttagcgggtattttctttcggggagataatgcgtaatttgctttcctggtattttctgatcgtgATAGATCAGGGCacatttcccgatcagaaaacacctggaactgacaaacttttaggcggtctgaaaccacctaatgactATGTATTTTGTCAACAGgagtgagatacatgtagatcaatagAACAAGTAATTAGTACCAGTCATCAGCAAATTTGCCTATTAGTTATAACAGACCCTGTTACCCCTAAAAGGTCgcccttaaaatgaaagaaatagacccccccaaaaaaataaaagatagcccctaaaaaataaaaattattacttACCCTGTTAGAAATATATTTCTAACAGGGTACATGTACTTACACCTTGCTGCCCCCCATATTTTTCCCAATCAACttctaaaatgtatttgatCGAGGATGAaccaaaattaaattattttcatcaaatgtCATAACATGTACAAACAGCCTAGTTTAGGCCTATAGCCATAACAGGTCTAGAtgtaattaaaggtcaagtccaccccagaaaagtgttgatttgaagaaaaatcaaactagcaaaatgctgaagatttcatcaaaatcggatataaaataagttatcacattttaaagtttcgctcatttttcacaaatgagagagtcgatgatgtccctcatcacactgactatttgttttgtttttattgtttgaattatacaatatttcattttttgcagatttgacaataaggaccaacttgactgaaccatagggtattaaacaatgcaaattccacatgttctgggaggaattaatcgttgtttcacttgacaatgaggagaaaattagaatattccatatttcatataataaaatgcaaaagaaatagtaagcggatgacatcatcagtctcctcatttacaaatcgatcaggatgtgcatactgttttgtgaaattaagcgaaactttaaaatgtgataactttcttattttacatccgattttgatgacattttcagtgttatacttgatagatttttctctttttattaaaaacaacCTTTTCTTGGGACGGACTTGTCATTTAATGAACAATTTGTGTATTTTCTTTAATACTCAACTTTATTCAATCCTCACTTGTTCGACAATGCAGAATATCTAGCACAACATTGCAGGCTAGGAGGCTGGCCTTTAATAAAATACACCATCACCATAATGTTTATTCCCTTTAAAAGGGTGCATAGCAAATATATCCACGCACTTTAACCTTCCTGTGCATTATGGGTAGCCAATATCCTGTGTAGCCAGGCATTAATATCCTGTCAACAACTAGCCAGGGAATTCAGCGGAGAAATATTACAGCCAAAAAGGTCATTTCTCTGATCACATTTTAGATTCAGCAGCTCTTACATTAAAAACTGAATAATCATATATATGGCATGGTGATGCATCATATGGTGTTCAGATACTTTAAGGCTAtacacatgtaggcctattcttaCTATTACACATTCCTTGAATTTGCCAGTTACACGTATCTCCCTTTATCAAAACATGAtcaaacatataaatatataaaattataatattaagtacaggtgggtgtttcataaagctgctggTAACTTAAGAGCGGCtataagaatgactggtgaacctttcttgtgagctaaataatcaccaatgaacatttaatggtgaatatcatttaccaaaagaaaggatcaccagtcgttcttaaagtcgctcttaacttacgaacagctttatgaaacggcccccaggtgtATGTAACAAACTTACATGTAATACTCTATCACTCAGAATCAACAATATAATAACATACGactttatcaaattcagctcctTTAATTCAGTGAGATACTAAGCTTACTGGTATTAATTAGTTTCACCATACAATTCCCTGGTCTCTCtatgactgattttttttggtcatgtattaaaaaaagatgactgaaagcaaggctccacattaactttttttggtggtggacgttcgggccaccaaaaccttcaaataattttttttggtggcccgatattaaagtttggtggcccgaaaaatataaagaaaaacattaaaaatgaataaatgggtataaatggtttaaccactgtcaaaaaaaatgaaagaaaataagaaaacggcaaaaaaaagtgtgagaaaattccttccctaaatttgccaaaatgttggaaaaattcacatttcatattaatgaaatgccttcccaaagtatttactttctcaagagttgtttaagaagtcatttataaacaagaaagaaagtaactctgtttatttttggctagaaaagaccggaaaagacacagcttcgaaagaaaccaagtaacaacatacatacaaatgcacatgtgggactgtaATGTACtcgcctatgtgtttttatgtgtaggGCCTACcggtattattttcatttggaaatcggtctttttgagtcaaaagagaggtcatgattcctctttttaatgcttgcaaataatcaggatacaccagatattagcaaaaaggtctgtagaa from Lytechinus pictus isolate F3 Inbred chromosome 2, Lp3.0, whole genome shotgun sequence carries:
- the LOC129254003 gene encoding ankyrin repeat domain-containing protein 12-like, whose translation is MAEKASPHKKEKQPPLKMPQSAKPESKTSLKRRLFNTSVNGEEDKKASKPAPKRKKPGSQPGSPTLLGTPGRTIPLSERQQLALLMQMTANENENSNPVSVQTPQSKTGHNPATPNSSGGVKNKVNKRNERGETALHMAAIKGDAQMAHNLIKQGAEVNVQDFAGWTPLHEACNHGYYDVAKVLIKAGASVNTMGLEDDTPLHDAAVNGHVKVVKLLLKHGANPLQVNKRGKRPLDIACSTEIHSLMRLEIIASSSDSSDQVIRSPSSPESMASPHPINVHGNLNNKVVKTGAELPEDPYEFTQDSGSSEQKITIHWASPDKSGKGANVMEITRTIPKVRDIAAPNSVSSTTTSESDLFDPHLTSTASKLECVEEERRQPSPSITTSVAPIERTIDSLPVTRVTLTEVKEDSDSCVSETNLYISDDSNMAGDNKDGSKADSTTVNGGIPSWNFKSKINENGPSGKVVSSLRSENSRVSCSAPSPQTDGQSGTDSAAVVSPYDFNANENEVRTMETTITRPEPVSSRNKFSPTRSSPVQSAHTVSSKHSESPTVCDSLSVQQESVSSNCVQTSGIHSPGKQSSGHESERSEPDSDQRTESRRESPSQSIPDSRERSESDSSHETKHHGKEKTKKHRDRSQKSHKRHHRHHSHSSRKEEKMDTSEEATTSTQSASDQVKEDSNKTHEKVSSPQITEEAQEQSSRKSPDRKSQFSAVAREYYIVSPPSSGDNAGEIKSLLLRISSDASHKSKDNTSSSTSSVSSTSASGSNNGNHKNDTKSSGNVNERTSGSNGENGNARKSPVNKEAERRRSPARGSPDVTSSVNGSGRSSSPKGNEKSTDKVEKSEKNSDSSTSSTTSTEEKQPAKVTRTLRSNSALTTSSDSNGNEEKKEEKDKPTFSQPMTRSRRNQVEAAAAASTSNTNANSTNNNTEANMESHPRKRKLARHRQNQQMEEANNVPAAPQEKTNSIEAFLNIRQQVAERQKTLMASVQPKPPNGYKEYLMYRKNYLLQSDPDNKIGQVIPRMSAPVNLTNGLLSQFSEQEKIRHELRLRHYIEREKLMLAAEQDIVRVHGRAARALVNQTIPFSVCTVLKDMEIYNMPDPLPLEEKGNIRQRFNGRQFISWLQDVDEKYEKLKEELLQRHQHEAASLYAIQKLEWELKLQELKQWDSKSPPQVHSSHVPIVEVNRDFDLLPA